The following are from one region of the Ruficoccus sp. ZRK36 genome:
- a CDS encoding RluA family pseudouridine synthase, with protein MPDPIAFMVPEGVERERADRILAENFPNFSRSRLQKSFDRGEVLLKGEPIKKKHPLEAGDVLSLVLPEPPPTSVEPVDLGIELLYDDEHIAVALKPCGVITHGGPGIEEPTLCHGMMHACGGKLSRASGDLRPGIVHRLDKETTGAIVFAKTDEAFFKMVEAFSGREIRKEYLAIVTRNPAHESGTIKLPIDRHPGNRTRMAVVEGGRPAHTDWKVEEHFGHHHTLIRCFLHTGRTHQIRVHLSHMGHPILGDATYGYQPRPGEKAPPHFFLHAQILGFAHPITGEPLLFEAPLPEAFQAQLERLRGM; from the coding sequence ATGCCTGATCCGATCGCATTTATGGTGCCTGAGGGCGTCGAGCGCGAACGCGCCGACCGCATCCTGGCGGAAAATTTCCCCAACTTCAGCCGCTCGCGGTTGCAGAAGTCCTTCGATCGCGGTGAGGTCTTGCTGAAGGGCGAACCGATCAAAAAGAAGCATCCGCTGGAGGCCGGGGACGTGCTCAGCCTCGTGTTGCCCGAGCCTCCGCCCACCAGCGTCGAGCCGGTGGACCTCGGCATCGAGCTGCTCTATGACGACGAGCACATCGCCGTCGCCTTAAAGCCCTGCGGCGTCATCACCCACGGCGGGCCGGGTATCGAGGAGCCGACGCTTTGCCACGGCATGATGCACGCCTGTGGCGGTAAGCTTAGCCGCGCCTCCGGGGACTTGCGCCCGGGGATCGTTCACCGGCTGGACAAGGAGACGACCGGCGCGATTGTTTTCGCCAAGACCGACGAGGCGTTTTTCAAAATGGTTGAGGCTTTCTCGGGACGCGAAATCCGTAAGGAGTACCTCGCCATCGTCACACGCAACCCGGCCCATGAATCGGGTACGATCAAGCTGCCCATCGACCGCCATCCCGGCAACCGTACGCGTATGGCCGTGGTTGAGGGGGGGCGTCCTGCGCATACGGACTGGAAAGTCGAGGAGCACTTCGGGCATCACCATACCCTGATCCGCTGTTTCCTGCACACCGGGCGCACACATCAGATCCGCGTGCATCTGAGTCACATGGGCCATCCGATCCTCGGGGATGCGACTTATGGTTATCAGCCCCGGCCCGGCGAAAAGGCTCCACCGCACTTTTTCCTGCACGCGCAGATCCTCGGCTTTGCACATCCGATCACCGGTGAGCCGCTCCTCTTTGAGGCCCCGCTGCCCGAGGCCTTCCAGGCGCAGCTCGAGCGCCTGCGCGGGATGTGA
- the moeB gene encoding molybdopterin-synthase adenylyltransferase MoeB — translation MGHESLSPAELSRYSRHIRLPQVGVEGQAKLREARVLVIGMGGLGSPVSLYLAAGGVGTLGLADFDKVEEHNLQRQVLHTQAAVGRPKLDSAAERLRAINRGCKLELHAGGITLDNAVDLISQYDLVIDGSDNFPTRYLVNDAAFFAKRPLVYGSIFQFEGQVSVFDPNAGGPCYRCLFPQMPEPGTVPNCEQAGVFGALCGIVGSYQAMEAIKYLLGIGESLRGRLLMIDALSSRITTLNLKKDPDCPLCGHSPDITDLQPDNYEFSCETEPEPQTEESIMEIDVQTTKTRAATESPILLDVREGFEREICQLPDSQHIPLGQLPAQASALPKDAEIIVYCHHGARSLRAAKYLRDVGFDKAVSMAGGIDAWALEIDPSMTRY, via the coding sequence ATGGGCCACGAGTCACTTTCTCCTGCGGAGCTCTCCCGCTACTCCCGTCATATCCGGCTGCCACAGGTCGGTGTCGAGGGGCAGGCAAAACTGCGCGAAGCACGCGTACTGGTCATCGGCATGGGCGGGCTTGGCAGCCCCGTTTCGCTCTATCTGGCCGCTGGCGGTGTCGGTACACTCGGGTTGGCCGACTTCGATAAGGTGGAGGAGCACAACCTCCAGCGCCAGGTGCTGCATACGCAGGCTGCCGTCGGTCGCCCCAAGCTCGACTCCGCTGCCGAGCGGCTGCGCGCCATCAACCGCGGCTGCAAGCTGGAACTGCACGCCGGAGGCATCACACTCGATAACGCCGTCGACCTCATCTCGCAATACGACCTCGTCATTGATGGGTCGGACAACTTCCCCACCCGCTACCTGGTCAACGACGCGGCCTTCTTTGCAAAACGCCCGCTCGTTTACGGGAGCATTTTCCAGTTCGAGGGGCAGGTCTCCGTCTTTGATCCGAACGCCGGGGGCCCCTGCTACCGGTGCCTGTTCCCACAGATGCCCGAGCCCGGCACCGTCCCGAACTGCGAACAGGCCGGGGTCTTTGGGGCCCTGTGCGGGATCGTCGGCAGCTATCAGGCAATGGAGGCGATCAAATACCTGCTCGGTATCGGCGAGAGCCTGCGCGGCCGCCTGCTCATGATTGATGCGCTCAGCTCCCGAATCACCACCCTGAATTTGAAAAAAGACCCGGACTGTCCGCTCTGCGGTCATTCACCGGACATTACGGACTTGCAGCCGGACAACTATGAGTTTTCCTGCGAGACCGAACCTGAACCGCAGACCGAGGAATCAATCATGGAAATCGACGTTCAAACGACCAAGACCCGCGCCGCTACCGAATCGCCCATCCTGCTCGATGTGCGCGAGGGCTTCGAACGCGAAATCTGCCAGCTTCCCGACTCCCAGCACATCCCCCTCGGACAGCTTCCCGCTCAGGCCTCCGCCCTCCCCAAGGATGCGGAGATCATCGTGTACTGCCACCACGGGGCCCGCAGCCTGCGCGCCGCCAAGTACCTGCGAGATGTGGGCTTCGACAAGGCCGTCAGCATGGCCGGTGGCATCGACGCCTGGGCCTTGGAAATCGACCCCTCCATGACCCGCTACTAG
- a CDS encoding C39 family peptidase, whose product MTFAVRLLPLCVGLPLIFAAAQARYAPSALVESWTFTEPTPAYSPETGEALGDFQTDVKVEVIEMDWNGGTWLVEYPRYGAAPIRALIAIPDLSKVKPRAYQYVREDIAAFPLLRKQLEADHPWSVPLAELKSRLLGEREAILRDGTSEHPRALASADPTRDGFAWDQMPLELRLEQPRAGQPRIVINYWNKGDRDSVVDPRRAYPELKDHLEKIQNAFGTRPSLAADSSSGSGITALRDGAETFYLPNNIRADLRYDPREYLTLELSPLVAISNAEEEDTLIFTDNIRTTQEGERYISGIPMVNQGDKGYCVAATLTRVLNYYGYHTNMHAVASLAETERYGTSLPDMVSAMRRISSATPYRLKEIEREDIVVIHSIIDKGLPIIWLIPGHCRLIIGIHPEEGTVVYSDSWGPDHAFKTMPYSDYLSLNRYMFVLDPKE is encoded by the coding sequence GTGACTTTTGCCGTCCGCCTGCTGCCTCTGTGCGTGGGACTGCCGCTGATCTTCGCGGCAGCACAGGCACGCTATGCCCCTTCGGCACTGGTGGAGAGCTGGACCTTTACCGAGCCCACGCCAGCCTACTCTCCCGAGACCGGTGAGGCCCTCGGAGACTTCCAGACGGACGTAAAGGTAGAGGTCATCGAAATGGACTGGAACGGTGGCACCTGGCTGGTCGAGTACCCTCGCTACGGAGCGGCCCCCATTCGCGCCCTGATTGCGATCCCGGATCTGTCCAAGGTTAAGCCACGCGCCTACCAGTACGTCCGCGAGGACATCGCCGCCTTTCCCCTGCTACGTAAACAGCTCGAAGCGGACCACCCCTGGAGTGTCCCATTGGCCGAGCTCAAATCACGACTACTCGGAGAGCGCGAGGCCATCCTGCGTGACGGCACCTCAGAGCACCCCCGTGCCCTGGCTTCCGCCGACCCTACCCGGGACGGCTTCGCCTGGGACCAGATGCCTCTGGAGCTGCGCCTGGAGCAGCCTCGGGCAGGCCAGCCACGTATCGTCATCAACTACTGGAACAAGGGCGACCGCGACAGCGTCGTCGATCCCCGCCGCGCCTATCCAGAGTTAAAAGACCATCTGGAGAAAATCCAGAATGCCTTTGGGACCCGCCCGAGTCTGGCGGCAGACTCCTCCTCAGGCTCAGGCATCACAGCCCTGCGAGACGGTGCAGAAACCTTTTACCTGCCCAACAATATCCGGGCCGACCTCCGCTACGACCCCCGAGAGTACCTGACTCTCGAGCTATCGCCGCTGGTAGCCATCAGCAATGCCGAAGAGGAGGATACCCTGATCTTCACCGATAACATCAGGACCACCCAAGAGGGCGAACGCTACATCTCGGGTATCCCTATGGTTAATCAGGGGGACAAGGGCTACTGTGTCGCAGCCACGCTAACACGCGTGCTCAACTACTACGGCTACCATACGAACATGCATGCCGTAGCCAGCCTGGCGGAGACGGAGCGCTACGGCACCTCCCTCCCAGACATGGTCTCGGCCATGCGGCGTATATCATCAGCCACTCCCTACCGCCTGAAAGAAATCGAACGGGAGGATATTGTCGTCATCCATTCAATCATCGACAAGGGGCTCCCCATCATTTGGCTAATCCCCGGGCATTGTCGGCTGATTATCGGCATCCATCCGGAGGAGGGCACCGTTGTTTATTCGGATTCGTGGGGGCCTGACCACGCCTTTAAGACGATGCCCTACTCGGACTACCTTTCCCTCAATCGCTACATGTTTGTCCTCGATCCAAAAGAGTAA
- a CDS encoding mannose-1-phosphate guanylyltransferase produces the protein MPEKYVVIMAGGRGERFWPQSRLRKPKHLLPIVGETSMLGQTIDRLEGLLPTENIFVITNAEQRDAVLEVCPGLSPENVVGEPVGRDTAPAVGLAALLVKRRDPEGVFAILPADHVIHDKDGFQRAMQAGFEAASAEPVLVTVGIQPTYPATGYGYIHKGEQYGSYEDLPTYRVQRFVEKPDLETAKSYLDSGEYFWNAGMFIWTVPTMAAAFDKHVPALAQDFLAMSKTLDSGTSLEEAMASFYPKMEKISVDFALMEKADNVVTLPSCFDWDDVGEWPAIARHHDPDADGNVLKGSAMVEAGANNIIVSPKGHLTAVVGADDLIVVHTEDATLVCPKSRAQEIKALVKRIGADEALKHLT, from the coding sequence ATGCCGGAAAAATACGTTGTCATTATGGCCGGTGGTCGCGGCGAGCGCTTTTGGCCGCAGAGCCGCCTTCGCAAGCCCAAGCACCTCCTGCCGATCGTCGGTGAAACCTCCATGCTCGGTCAGACGATCGACCGTCTGGAGGGTCTGCTCCCCACTGAAAATATCTTTGTTATCACGAATGCCGAACAGCGCGATGCCGTGCTGGAGGTCTGCCCCGGTCTTTCCCCGGAAAATGTCGTGGGCGAGCCTGTCGGGCGTGATACCGCCCCGGCTGTTGGCCTGGCCGCCCTGCTGGTCAAGCGTCGTGACCCGGAGGGTGTCTTCGCGATCCTGCCGGCCGACCACGTCATTCACGACAAGGACGGTTTCCAGCGTGCGATGCAGGCCGGCTTTGAGGCTGCCTCGGCCGAGCCGGTGCTCGTGACCGTCGGCATCCAGCCGACCTACCCGGCTACCGGCTACGGCTACATCCACAAGGGTGAGCAGTACGGCAGCTACGAAGACCTGCCGACCTATCGCGTGCAGCGCTTCGTTGAAAAGCCCGACCTCGAGACTGCGAAGAGCTACCTCGACAGCGGCGAGTATTTCTGGAACGCCGGGATGTTCATCTGGACGGTTCCCACCATGGCCGCCGCCTTTGACAAGCACGTGCCGGCGCTCGCTCAGGACTTTCTCGCCATGAGCAAAACACTGGACAGCGGCACCTCGCTGGAGGAGGCCATGGCGAGCTTTTACCCGAAGATGGAAAAAATCTCGGTGGACTTTGCCCTGATGGAAAAGGCGGACAACGTCGTCACGCTGCCCTCATGCTTTGACTGGGACGATGTGGGCGAGTGGCCCGCTATCGCTCGCCACCACGACCCGGACGCCGACGGTAACGTCCTCAAGGGCTCGGCCATGGTCGAGGCCGGGGCGAACAACATCATCGTCAGCCCCAAGGGGCACCTGACCGCCGTGGTCGGTGCGGACGACTTGATCGTGGTCCATACCGAGGACGCCACCCTGGTCTGCCCGAAGTCCCGCGCCCAGGAGATCAAGGCCCTCGTCAAACGCATCGGCGCCGACGAAGCCCTCAAGCATTTGACGTAA
- the ruvX gene encoding Holliday junction resolvase RuvX: MNYLGIDYGEKRVGLSYGDEIGVAVPIPAAVDSTKKARMARIGEEIKRRRIGALVVGYPYNMDGSVGFKAKEVDAFIAELEEKFELPVYRTDERLTSQQVERGMAAMPGRKRLSPQAQRAARASGEVDSRAAALILQDYLDSQVVGQGDFLPEEDFPE; the protein is encoded by the coding sequence ATGAACTATCTCGGCATTGATTACGGCGAGAAGCGGGTCGGCCTCAGCTATGGGGACGAGATCGGCGTGGCTGTGCCGATCCCGGCCGCGGTGGACTCCACCAAAAAGGCCCGTATGGCCCGTATCGGCGAGGAGATCAAGCGCCGCCGCATCGGCGCGCTGGTGGTTGGCTACCCGTACAACATGGACGGCTCAGTCGGCTTCAAAGCCAAGGAGGTGGACGCCTTTATCGCCGAGCTGGAGGAAAAGTTCGAGCTGCCTGTGTACCGCACGGACGAGCGCCTGACCTCGCAGCAGGTCGAGCGCGGCATGGCCGCCATGCCGGGGCGTAAGCGCCTCAGCCCGCAGGCCCAGCGCGCGGCCCGCGCCAGTGGCGAGGTGGACTCCCGCGCCGCCGCCCTCATCCTGCAGGACTACCTGGACAGCCAGGTCGTGGGGCAGGGGGACTTTCTGCCGGAGGAGGACTTCCCCGAGTGA
- the truA gene encoding tRNA pseudouridine(38-40) synthase TruA — protein sequence MSAASALRKFKAVCAYDGTDLYGWQSQAGGNTVQDFIEARLAVIFKGPVRIHGSGRTDSGVHSKGQVFHFEAEWPHPPATLLRALRCGLPAGIQVTRLSRAKADFHARFSATGKRYCYRLYEGFAPPWDNRYCWSLGNRRLDTAAMTEAARHFIGQQDFTAFGANRGDGSADNPVKDMRWVDVSRRGHKVTLTFEASGFLYKMARSMTGTLVEVGLGKISPDELATILHGRVRTEQVATAPAKGLWMERVFYGA from the coding sequence GTGAGTGCCGCGTCCGCGCTGCGCAAGTTTAAGGCTGTCTGCGCCTACGACGGGACGGATCTCTACGGCTGGCAGAGTCAGGCCGGGGGGAACACCGTGCAGGACTTTATCGAGGCGCGCCTGGCGGTGATTTTTAAAGGCCCCGTACGCATCCACGGCAGCGGGCGGACGGACTCTGGGGTCCACTCGAAGGGGCAGGTCTTTCACTTTGAGGCGGAGTGGCCGCACCCGCCTGCCACGCTCCTGCGGGCCCTGCGTTGCGGTTTGCCCGCAGGCATCCAGGTCACGCGCCTGAGCCGCGCGAAGGCGGACTTTCACGCGCGCTTTTCGGCCACCGGTAAGCGTTACTGCTACCGGCTCTACGAGGGCTTCGCGCCGCCGTGGGATAACCGCTACTGCTGGTCACTGGGTAACCGCCGACTCGACACCGCCGCCATGACTGAGGCCGCCCGACACTTTATCGGACAGCAGGATTTCACAGCCTTCGGGGCCAACCGCGGGGACGGCTCGGCGGATAATCCGGTCAAGGACATGCGCTGGGTGGATGTCTCACGACGCGGCCACAAGGTTACGCTGACCTTTGAGGCGAGCGGCTTTCTCTATAAGATGGCCCGTAGCATGACCGGCACGCTGGTCGAGGTCGGTCTGGGCAAGATAAGCCCCGACGAGCTGGCCACTATCCTCCATGGCCGTGTGCGCACCGAGCAGGTCGCGACCGCCCCGGCCAAGGGCCTGTGGATGGAGCGTGTGTTTTACGGCGCGTGA
- a CDS encoding transporter substrate-binding domain-containing protein: MRSHVFLVFCLLTVWLPLQAADKAPNTSGAPHAVKQTATPKKPAKLIVATREAPPFSFKTESGEWTGITIELWEAVAKELGYDYEYQEYALGDMLDKVAKDEVQVGAAAITVTAERVIDMDFTHTYYGTGLGIASSSEKDNLITDLFKRIFTLNFFKALVALLAVILAAGFLIWLVERKRNAEQFGGRPLSGLGNGFWWSAVTMTTVGYGDRAPVTFWGRAIGFAWMFTSILIISGFTGAIATALTMGQITSNQITLATLPKVKTGVLDDSAAQAFLESRGMHPAVYASVSEGLEAVNQGKIKAFIHDQPILKYWAARDYPERIEVSAQTFNPGYLALAVPHDSQYEHDIDVAMLEYIQSPAWNSILKKYNATSGQ, from the coding sequence ATGCGCTCTCACGTATTCCTCGTATTCTGTCTACTGACCGTCTGGCTGCCCCTGCAGGCGGCGGACAAGGCTCCCAACACCTCCGGAGCTCCGCACGCCGTGAAGCAAACCGCTACGCCGAAAAAACCGGCCAAGCTCATCGTCGCCACCCGCGAGGCCCCACCCTTTTCCTTTAAGACCGAGAGCGGCGAGTGGACGGGCATCACGATCGAGCTGTGGGAGGCCGTCGCCAAGGAACTGGGCTACGACTACGAATACCAAGAGTACGCGCTGGGCGATATGCTGGACAAGGTCGCCAAGGACGAAGTGCAGGTCGGGGCGGCCGCGATCACCGTCACCGCCGAGCGGGTGATCGATATGGACTTCACGCACACCTACTACGGGACCGGACTGGGCATCGCCAGCAGCAGCGAAAAGGACAACCTGATTACGGATTTATTTAAACGTATCTTCACGCTGAATTTCTTCAAGGCGCTGGTAGCACTGCTGGCTGTCATCCTCGCGGCCGGGTTCCTCATCTGGCTCGTTGAGCGCAAGCGCAACGCCGAGCAGTTCGGCGGACGGCCGCTCTCGGGGCTGGGCAACGGATTCTGGTGGTCCGCCGTGACGATGACGACGGTCGGCTACGGCGACCGGGCTCCCGTCACCTTCTGGGGCCGCGCCATCGGCTTTGCCTGGATGTTTACCTCCATCCTGATCATTTCGGGCTTCACCGGTGCCATCGCCACCGCCCTGACCATGGGGCAGATCACCTCTAACCAGATCACCCTCGCCACCCTGCCCAAGGTCAAAACCGGTGTACTGGACGACTCCGCGGCACAGGCATTTCTGGAGAGCCGGGGCATGCACCCGGCGGTTTACGCCAGCGTGAGTGAGGGGCTCGAGGCGGTCAATCAGGGCAAGATCAAGGCCTTCATCCATGACCAACCGATTCTCAAGTACTGGGCCGCGCGGGACTACCCCGAACGCATCGAGGTATCCGCGCAGACCTTTAATCCCGGCTACCTCGCGCTGGCCGTCCCTCACGACTCCCAGTACGAGCATGACATCGACGTAGCCATGCTGGAGTACATCCAGAGTCCCGCCTGGAACAGCATTCTGAAGAAATACAACGCTACCTCCGGGCAGTAA
- a CDS encoding ComF family protein, producing MAEIVRPPSLLRTLARAGLDLVFPRDCVATGEPVEDDSPCRYLSKKGLERIFFVKDPCCPVCGFPFFGEMLASRICPHCRELEPVFGRGRPLMLARDAGRDLVHALKYHHGRYLLPDIETLMAGSTPFRAHLAGAVLVPVPLFPSRERKRGYNQSRLLTEVFARVEEGCEVVDLLVRTRDTPSQTRLDRKQREANMRGAFALKPGVKLDSERRYVVVDDVFTTGATLNACARVLSRAGAKNLDVAMLAHG from the coding sequence ATGGCCGAGATTGTCCGCCCTCCGTCCCTGCTGCGCACGCTGGCCCGTGCGGGACTGGACCTGGTGTTTCCCCGTGACTGTGTGGCCACAGGGGAGCCGGTGGAGGACGACTCGCCCTGCCGCTATCTCTCGAAAAAAGGATTGGAACGGATTTTCTTTGTCAAAGACCCCTGCTGTCCGGTGTGCGGCTTTCCGTTTTTCGGGGAAATGCTGGCCAGCCGCATTTGCCCCCACTGCCGGGAGCTGGAGCCGGTATTCGGGAGGGGGCGTCCGCTCATGCTGGCCCGTGATGCCGGGCGTGATCTCGTCCACGCGTTAAAATACCACCACGGGCGCTACCTGCTGCCCGACATCGAGACGCTCATGGCGGGCTCAACGCCCTTTCGGGCGCATCTGGCCGGGGCGGTGCTGGTGCCGGTCCCGCTCTTCCCGAGCCGGGAGCGTAAGCGCGGCTATAACCAGAGCCGTCTGTTGACGGAGGTCTTTGCCCGAGTAGAGGAGGGCTGTGAAGTGGTTGATCTGCTCGTGCGGACTCGTGACACCCCCTCGCAGACCCGGCTCGACCGCAAGCAGCGCGAGGCCAACATGCGCGGCGCTTTCGCCCTCAAACCAGGCGTGAAGCTGGACTCCGAGCGCCGCTATGTGGTGGTGGACGATGTTTTTACCACCGGGGCCACCCTCAATGCCTGTGCCCGTGTCCTGAGCCGCGCCGGGGCCAAAAACCTCGATGTGGCCATGCTCGCGCACGGGTAG
- the accD gene encoding acetyl-CoA carboxylase, carboxyltransferase subunit beta: MSIFGKPKYSTVRVKKKDIPTGLWTKCPESGEIIFNKELEQNWMVVPKSGYHFPLKARRRVELLIDEGTFEEFDADLVSGDPLEFKDSKPYPQRLTQAQQKTGEKDAVICGMGELEGLPVSLAVMDFSFIGASMGSVVGEKITRAIERGLQNKCPVIVVCASGGARMQEGILSLMQMAKTSAALKRLSDAGLPYIAVLTNPTMAGVMASFASLGDVIMAEPKALIGFAGPRVIKETTQQDLPPGFQTSEFLIEHGLIDQIVHRHDMKPRIATLLRAFGGHGAE, from the coding sequence ATGTCGATTTTCGGTAAGCCGAAATACTCTACCGTCCGCGTAAAAAAGAAGGACATTCCGACCGGTCTCTGGACGAAATGCCCGGAGAGCGGCGAGATTATTTTTAACAAGGAGCTGGAGCAGAACTGGATGGTCGTGCCCAAGAGCGGCTACCATTTCCCGCTCAAGGCGCGTCGCCGTGTCGAGTTGCTGATCGACGAGGGCACCTTTGAGGAGTTCGACGCCGACCTGGTCTCGGGCGACCCGCTCGAGTTCAAGGACAGCAAGCCCTACCCGCAGCGCCTCACGCAGGCGCAGCAGAAGACCGGCGAAAAGGACGCCGTCATCTGTGGGATGGGTGAGCTGGAGGGGCTGCCCGTCAGCCTCGCAGTGATGGACTTCAGCTTTATCGGGGCGAGCATGGGCTCGGTCGTGGGTGAGAAGATCACCCGCGCCATCGAGCGAGGTCTCCAGAACAAGTGCCCCGTCATCGTGGTGTGCGCTTCTGGTGGTGCCCGCATGCAGGAGGGCATCCTAAGCCTGATGCAGATGGCCAAGACCAGTGCCGCCCTCAAGCGTCTTTCCGACGCCGGGCTGCCCTACATCGCCGTGCTGACAAACCCGACCATGGCCGGGGTCATGGCCAGCTTTGCCTCGCTCGGAGATGTGATCATGGCCGAGCCCAAGGCGTTGATCGGCTTTGCCGGGCCACGCGTGATCAAGGAAACGACCCAGCAGGACCTGCCTCCGGGCTTCCAGACTTCGGAGTTTCTGATCGAGCACGGGCTGATCGACCAGATCGTGCACCGTCACGACATGAAGCCCCGCATCGCTACGCTCCTGCGCGCCTTCGGCGGTCACGGGGCTGAGTAG
- a CDS encoding folylpolyglutamate synthase/dihydrofolate synthase family protein codes for MTETERYLYGLRNRGSKYGLERMAIFAEALGHPERQYPVIHVAGTNGKGSVCAMLEAIYRRAGYRTGLFTSPHLVRLGERVQVDRHPISDAQIEDYVAQMRAVGEQLAARDPLDHPTFFEFMAGMGMLHFAQEKVDVAILETGLGGRLDATNVVDPEVSVITSVGLDHTDILGKDLATIAGEKAGIIKPGRPVVIGCLPPEAEAVIRQVAAERGCVVHSVRELFGAEENFPETNLEGGFQRRNAAVASLVVRLLQGRFPVAQAVAEAALLEVSWAGRWQRVTLADGRLLILDSSHNPEGATALEDNLTRLVAQTGRRPVLLTGILGEERAAALIPTMARYASGFILLKPDQPRALDPEQLRGYIPADFAGEIREGTVEELFPAPGQCAAGSADDVLVVAGSIYLVGEICARLLPSGVPGGSSFQDAL; via the coding sequence ATGACTGAGACGGAACGTTATCTCTATGGGCTGCGCAATCGCGGCTCCAAGTACGGGCTGGAGCGCATGGCGATATTCGCCGAAGCGCTCGGGCATCCCGAGCGGCAGTACCCGGTCATCCACGTGGCCGGGACTAACGGCAAGGGCTCGGTTTGCGCCATGCTGGAGGCCATATACCGCCGGGCGGGCTACCGGACAGGACTCTTTACCTCGCCGCATCTGGTCCGCCTCGGCGAGCGTGTACAGGTGGACCGCCACCCCATCTCAGACGCCCAGATCGAGGACTATGTGGCGCAGATGCGCGCTGTAGGTGAACAGCTTGCCGCGCGTGATCCGCTGGACCACCCGACGTTTTTCGAGTTCATGGCCGGGATGGGGATGCTGCACTTCGCCCAGGAAAAGGTGGATGTCGCGATTCTTGAGACCGGGCTCGGTGGTCGCCTTGACGCCACCAATGTGGTTGACCCCGAGGTCTCCGTCATCACCTCGGTCGGACTCGATCACACCGATATTTTAGGTAAAGACCTGGCCACGATTGCCGGGGAAAAGGCGGGCATTATCAAGCCGGGGCGTCCGGTCGTGATCGGCTGCCTGCCGCCGGAGGCCGAGGCGGTGATCCGTCAGGTTGCGGCTGAGCGCGGCTGCGTCGTGCACAGCGTGCGCGAGCTTTTCGGCGCAGAAGAGAACTTTCCCGAGACGAATCTCGAAGGCGGCTTCCAGCGGCGAAACGCTGCGGTGGCCTCGCTCGTGGTACGGTTGCTCCAGGGGCGTTTCCCGGTCGCTCAGGCTGTGGCTGAGGCTGCCCTGCTGGAGGTTTCCTGGGCAGGGCGCTGGCAGCGGGTCACGCTCGCCGATGGCCGACTGCTGATCCTCGACAGCTCGCACAATCCAGAGGGGGCGACCGCCTTGGAGGATAATCTCACGCGCCTGGTCGCGCAGACTGGTCGCCGTCCGGTGCTGCTGACCGGCATCCTCGGGGAGGAGCGGGCTGCCGCGCTGATCCCGACCATGGCCCGGTATGCGAGCGGTTTTATTTTGCTCAAGCCCGACCAGCCGCGAGCACTGGATCCCGAGCAGCTGCGGGGCTATATCCCGGCTGATTTTGCGGGTGAAATTCGGGAGGGGACGGTGGAGGAGCTATTCCCGGCACCGGGACAATGCGCTGCCGGTTCGGCCGACGACGTCCTCGTGGTGGCGGGGTCGATTTATCTGGTGGGAGAGATTTGTGCCCGGTTGCTTCCGTCGGGTGTGCCGGGGGGAAGCTCCTTTCAGGACGCGCTCTAG
- a CDS encoding FKBP-type peptidyl-prolyl cis-trans isomerase produces the protein MRLNTGKTLLALAASSLIALSASAQPTQPGTPAEMPSGTQLLKDYGWLATPDPDHLGITDEEKAAFLAGVQAHLNGEAGPDDPQATWQQLQQYLTQRLVSMNKKKGQEYIAEQLKANPDIKKSDSGLYYEIIEEGTGPKPTETDTVEVNYAGTLVDGTEFDSSYKRGKPAIFPVANVVPGFGEGVQLIGKGGKVKLYIPSDLAYGDAAMPGSPIPPGSTLVFEVEMVDVNPPAPAPAIK, from the coding sequence ATGAGATTGAATACAGGAAAAACCCTCCTCGCACTGGCCGCCAGCAGCCTGATCGCTCTGAGCGCAAGCGCACAACCCACTCAGCCCGGCACCCCGGCTGAAATGCCCTCCGGGACTCAGCTGCTCAAGGACTACGGCTGGCTCGCGACCCCCGATCCGGACCATCTCGGCATCACCGATGAGGAAAAGGCAGCTTTTCTGGCCGGCGTGCAGGCTCACCTCAACGGTGAAGCTGGCCCGGACGACCCACAGGCCACCTGGCAGCAGCTCCAGCAGTACCTCACCCAGCGCCTTGTTTCCATGAACAAGAAGAAGGGCCAGGAGTACATCGCCGAGCAGCTGAAGGCTAACCCGGACATCAAGAAGTCCGACAGCGGCCTCTACTACGAGATCATCGAAGAAGGCACCGGCCCCAAGCCCACCGAAACCGATACGGTCGAGGTCAACTACGCCGGTACGCTGGTCGACGGCACGGAGTTTGACAGCTCGTACAAGCGCGGCAAGCCCGCCATCTTCCCGGTCGCTAACGTTGTCCCCGGCTTCGGTGAAGGCGTGCAGCTCATCGGTAAGGGCGGCAAGGTCAAGCTGTACATCCCCTCCGACCTGGCCTACGGCGATGCCGCCATGCCCGGCAGCCCGATCCCTCCCGGCTCGACCCTCGTCTTTGAGGTCGAAATGGTGGACGTAAATCCGCCCGCCCCGGCCCCTGCCATCAAGTAG